Proteins encoded by one window of Manihot esculenta cultivar AM560-2 chromosome 10, M.esculenta_v8, whole genome shotgun sequence:
- the LOC110624466 gene encoding CASP-like protein 5B2: MKELFGSPGRVSGLGLRVGQFAFAAASIGVMVSARGFFNSTAFCYLIASMGLQVLWSFGLACLDLHALRSKRNLQNPVLVSLFVVGDWVTSILSLAGACASAGVTVLYTKDLHYCKGPPFFPCGRFQISIALAFISWFLLAISSHVMFWLLANV; encoded by the exons ATGAAGGAGTTGTTTGGGAGTCCAGGTAGAGTCAGTGGGCTGGGACTTAGAGTTGGGCAGTTTGCTTTTGCAGCTGCTTCAATTGGAGTTATGGTCTCTGCTCGTGGATTCTTTAACTCCACTGCTTTCTG CTATTTGATTGCGTCAATGGGGCTTCAAGTTCTTTGGAGTTTTGGCCTTGCATGCCTTGATCTTCATGCTTTGAGATCAAAGAGAAACCTGCAAAATCCTGTCTTAGTCAGCCTATTTGTTGTTGGTGATTGG GTTACATCTATTCTATCACTTGCAGGTGCATGTGCATCAGCTGGAGTTACAGTTTTGTACACGAAAGACTTGCATTACTGCAAAGGACCACCATTTTTCCCATGCGGCAGGTTCCAAATCTCTATTGCTTTGGCATTTATCTCATGGTTCCTCCTTGCCATTTCTTCTCATGTCATGTTTTGGCTTTTGGCCAATGTATGA
- the LOC110624923 gene encoding mannose-1-phosphate guanylyltransferase 1 — MKALILVGGFGTRLRPLTLSVPKPLVDFANKPMILHQIEALKEIGVTEVVLAINYQPEVMLNFLKEFEAKLGIKITCSQETEPLGTAGPLALARDKLIDDCGEPFFVLNSDVISEYPLKEMIQFHKAHGGEASIMVTKVDEPSKYGVVVMEESTGKVERFVEKPKIFVGNKINAGIYLLNPSVLDRIELRPTSIEKEVFPKIAADKQLYAMVLPGFWMDIGQPRDYITGLRLYLDSLRKKSSSRLASGPHVVGNVLVDETAKIGEGCLIGPDVAIGPGCVVESGVRLSRCTVMRGVRIKKHACISSSIIGWHSTVGQWARVENMTILGEDVHVCDEIYSNGGVVLPHKEIKSSILKPEIVM, encoded by the exons ATGAAGGCACTCATTCTTGTTGGAGGATTTGGGACACGGTTGAGGCCATTGACCCTCAGTGTGCCTAAACCACTTGTTGATTTTGCCAACAAACCTATGATCTTGCATCAG ATTGAGGCACTTAAGGAAATTGGAGTGACTGAAGTGGTTTTGGCTATTAACTATCAACCGGAG GTGATGTTGAACTTCTTGAAGGAATTTGAGGCTAAGCTAGGTATCAAGATCACGTGCTCTCAAGAGACTGAGCCACTCGGCACTGCTGGTCCTCTGGCTCTGGCTAGGGACAAATTGATTGATGATTGTGGTGAACCATTTTTTGTTCTCAACAGTGATGTCATCAGCGAGTACCCACTCAAAGAAATGATACAATTCCACAAAGCCCATGGAGGAGAGGCTTCCATAATGGTGACCAAG GTGGATGAGCCGTCAAAATACGGTGTGGTGGTTATGGAAGAATCCACTGGGAAAGTTGAGAGATTTGTGGAGAAACCTAAAATATTTGTTGGAAACAAAATAAATGCTGGAATTTATCTGCTGAACCCATCTGTTCTTGACCGAATTGAACTGAGACCCACCTCAATTGAGAAAGAGGTCTTCCCTAAAATTGCAGCCGATAAACAGCTCTATGCAATGGTCCTTCCAGGTTTTTGGATGGATATTGGACAGCCGAGAGATTACATTACTGGCCTGAGACTTTACCTGGATTCTTTGCGAAAGAAATCCTCATCTAGATTAGCCAGTGGCCCCCATGTTGTGGGAAATGTTTTGGTGGATGAGACTGCCAAGATTGGAGAGGGATGTTTGATTGGACCTGATGTTGCAATAGGTCCGGGATGTGTTGTTGAGTCAGGAGTTAGACTCTCTCGCTGCACTGTGATGCGTGGAGTTCGCATCAAGAAGCATGCTTGCATATCCAGCAGCATCATAGGGTGGCACTCCACTGTTGGCCAATGGGCTCGTGTGGAAAACATGACGATCCTCGGAGAAGATGTCCATGTTTGTGATGAAATTTACAGCAATGGGGGTGTGGTTTTGCCTCACAAAGAGATCAAGTCGAGCATTTTGAAGCCAGAGATAGTAATGTGA